The Terriglobia bacterium genome window below encodes:
- a CDS encoding cupin domain-containing protein — MQPRTTRVNPSEENIKIGPLGIRFLLTGDDSKGGVSVFELLVPVGQKLPAPAHKNDAYEEILYGIAGVLTWTVDGMPIEVGPGQALCIPRGAVHRFDNLGSEDVKQLVVITPAIMGPAYFREAAEVIGSAAGGPPDRAKMADVVRRHGMTLATAPPAK, encoded by the coding sequence ATGCAGCCGCGTACGACCAGGGTCAATCCTTCAGAAGAGAACATCAAGATTGGTCCGCTAGGGATTCGGTTCCTCCTCACGGGCGATGATTCCAAAGGCGGCGTGTCGGTGTTCGAGCTTCTCGTCCCCGTCGGGCAGAAGCTGCCGGCACCGGCCCACAAGAACGACGCCTACGAGGAGATCCTTTACGGTATCGCGGGCGTCCTCACGTGGACGGTTGATGGCATGCCCATCGAGGTTGGTCCCGGTCAGGCCCTGTGTATCCCTCGAGGCGCGGTGCATCGCTTCGATAACCTCGGTAGCGAGGATGTGAAACAGCTTGTCGTCATAACGCCCGCGATAATGGGCCCCGCGTACTTTCGCGAGGCTGCCGAAGTGATCGGTTCGGCTGCCGGCGGCCCACCCGACCGCGCGAAGATGGCTGACGTCGTCCGGCGTCATGGCATGACGCTGGCCACGGCCCCGCCTGCTAAGTAG